Below is a window of Synchiropus splendidus isolate RoL2022-P1 chromosome 9, RoL_Sspl_1.0, whole genome shotgun sequence DNA.
CAGGATGTCAAAAAATCTCGCCACCTTAAGAAACTACTACTTCCGTTAGTAACATTATGCACTTCGACCGAAGTTCTGACTGTATTTTATATAACAGTTTAATGATAAAGCATTTGTGTGACTCTATGGTGAAGCATTGCTAGTGCGAGATGAAGAAAAGGGTCGTGAAGAAGGAGTCTTCCTCCTCTAGCGGCAGCGACGCTCCGAAGAAAGGCTTCCAAAAGAAGCAGCAGAAACGGTGAGTCTGCTAACTACGTCATAATAACAAGATGCTAAAGTTGATTCTTTTTAACTAATATAGCAAGTAAATGCGCATTATTTTTGTAAAGGTGGAACTCGAAGTAAGTGTTTTGAATTGTGTGAAACTTGTTAATGTGCAATATTGTTAACTTTacatgcaaaaaaataatattaacatGAAGGTAAATAGACAATTGCACTAGCTACTGTCTAGCTGTTGTGTGTTATATAAGGAACTAGTGCAAGAGTTCACTTATTCCTATCCATCACTGCTTTGTACAGTGAGAGAAGGGAGGCAGCGTGGACAGCTTGCCTCACACATGATCTCAGTTTGAGTGACTTTGTCTCTGTATTTCTGAGCTGAAATTTCAGTGTGTGCATGAAGTGTATTCGACCTGTCACGGCTGGAGCACTAACCACCACTTCACCGTGGTGCCAATAAGATCATCAACATTgtggaaacacaaaaataacagcAGGATAAATTCACTGTATCTGGTGTCTGAACTGTAATAGTAAAGAGGATTCAGGTACAATTTTAATCCCAAAAAATTCAGTGCAGATTAGGGAGGGCTGCTGCGAATGCCCACTGGCGTTGAGAAACGACCATGGATGGGATGGCTGCCCTTTGTGTGGCACACATCAACATCCGTTTGCACGACACTCACAGTTCAGAGCCCAAAAGCATTTTAATGCACGTTTTGAGTCTTGTCACGTTGGAGCTGTACGAGTGAAGTATTCTTATGTGAAAATAAAGTACATCATTCTCACTCCTTGGTTCCCACTTTGCATAATGGTGAGAAACAACCATCAGCCGCAGAATAAAAGAAACCCAAGAATACGTTTTAAGTAAAACTGTGCTGCATAATAACATCCTTGAGCCATGAGAGCATTTCAGTTGAAGATCTGAAAGGTGATGTTAAAGTGCTAACTCTGGTCAGGAGAGGAGGCAGAGTGATGCTTGTTGAAATAATCACCTCCTCTATGTTTCCCCAGAGCGGTGTACAGAAATTAGTCTTTTACTAAAAGGGCTCTTCTGGCTGATTAGAGCGGTAAAAGAGGACCTGGGATGTTTTGTCCATTAGATCGCAATTGTCTGACTAGAATCTTCCATTATGCTGTTGCCTCTGGGGAATCAAGGGCGGAGTATTAACAGTCTTTCTGATAGATCATTCCGTTCGCCTCACACATGTTCGTGTTTCCTGGCTTCTACAGACATTCAGGGCAGGCAACCACTGGCTAGTGTGGGTGTCTGCGGATTCCTTTTTGCAGGTTCTGCTTCAGCTTTGCTCAGGGTCTTCCATCCAAGTGACTGTCTAAAATATAGACTCATTATCAGCCTCATGAGCTGAAGGTTAAAGGATTGAGCTTGAAGATAATGCTTCTAGATTTCTGTCATTAACCTTAACACTCTTTTGATTATAGTTGGCTAGGAAATGTCTTTCTGATTTATCAAGGTGTATGATATAATAATGTGTAACTGGTGTTCGCATTGTGACAAAACAATTGGCACTGTAACAGGGAACCTGTGCTACTTTATCCATGTGTAGTTGCTGCATCTCTTTGACCTCAAAGTCTCGGACTCTGCACCGTGCCTTTATTCTCAAATCATTAACCCTGGCACTCACTTACATATGAACATTACCCTGCAAGTACCAAGCACCTGGTGTTCCAAGTACATCGAGAAAATGAGTAAAAGAAAATAAGTTAACACCAgagtaaaaatgtattttttttcttgcactgtGTCTCATTCGTTTTCAGGAGGGACGCCATATGAATGAACGAAACATATGATTTGATGTAATTGCATATTGATATCTTGAACATGCTGCGTTCTTGTCTGACCACGTGTGCAGATGGAATGGTCAACGTTTGAGTCGCTGTGAAGATGCATGAATCAATAGTGATTACTGGTGGACACAGATGGTGCTGCTTGTCACTGTGTGGCTCCATCTTTTATTTCTTGAAGTCACCAGAAACCGAAAATAACTCTGTAAGGATATAACCCGGAGTGTTGTAACATTgggttcaataaataaataagtaaataaataaataaagtaatgaTTTAAGTGAACATAAACAAAAGATTGTTCCTCAGTTGGGGGTTGAGGCGGTGGTTGTGAACCAGAGTGTCCCCAACCAAGTGACCATCACCACCCAGGTTTGTGCCAGTGGGATGGAGTCGACAGTCTCTTCTGACCCGGGAACAACAGATGCGTATTCATCTACTCGACACTGGCATGGTCAGCACCCGAGTCAGACAAGTTATGAAAACGGGGTCCAAGAGTGGAACCCTTTTGGTGCCGGCTCTTGGTTGCTCTCTCACACAGTCCGTGCCACAAGTTCACAGCAGCAGTCACTCATGCAgtgagtcaggactgcagagaTTATTGCTTGTGGGAAATATTTAGATTATAAATAAAAGTACAACAATCACTCCAGCGCAATCAAGCCACTCTGGTTGATAAATTAGGCCCCTCTGTGCGTCAGTCACACAGCTGCACTGAACTCTGAAGAGACTAGACAGTGAGCAAAAGTAAAGCGGACACATTTAAGGGGGTGATTTCCTCCCTCCAGGACCTAATGAAAATGATCAAACATGCCAGAAACAGTTATTTTCTAGTGCAgtggtggccaaccagtcagaggctaagagccacattgttttactgtgttgctgaaacgagccacatcctacaaatatgtaaggctgtaaggctcacctgaaccgctggtcacgtgacttagcgcaGTATAGCAGtaaaagctcatccctgtgtgtcacaaggttgctagTTCGCGttcggcgtatgtctcttgtgcatgtattttaaaagttcatacattttaccgtgatcctcctggaaatatcaagcagcgTAGATAGAAAAGTGTGcggcatttattttacttatatatatatattttacgtggctcatgccaccaataaggTCTGTGTGtatgagcgacgctgcagactggagcgtctcatcatCATGTACTGAATTaaacggacttcaccaccatcaacaatgaataataggtgaaacacatgccataagtttagtttagggaatgacaaagtgaaacatggaaCTAAGTTatgtaaatcgtgttgatctTGGAAGTCTTAAGACCGCGACTCACATTGCCGTTGAGCTCGCTCCAAGCTGGGGgcggcgaggtttattgtttatgtttcaaagttaaatgcaaGTCTTCAAAAAATATTATGACgccagaatagctcttactttttcgtcttatttcctgcatatacgatcatctcaatagcaactcaacaaaatcacatccagtttggtggctcatttggtgaagagccacatgaaactggggaaagagccacatgtggctcggAAACCATGGGTTGGCCAGGTCTTTTCTGGTGGTTTGGTTGTAAAGTGCAATTATTATGTCGGTCGTGGAAATGTTTGAGCATTGAAAAAAAGTTTACTTCAGAAACAATGGTGGAAGAGTTCAGAACACTGAAGCGATGTTGACTGGTCGTTGATGCTAATCATGTTGGAAAGATTTAATGACAAGTGATAACTTCAGATGGTCTTGCTGGACTGTATACATGCAGAAGTGCtcgccctccctctcttccaTGCGACCAGAGCGCTGTGTGAATACTGTGAATGTTTAAGTTCGCTGTGATTATATATACTTTTATCCTCACGTTACACGGTGTCACTTGATTTATTCCACCACAGGTGCTGCCTTTTCATCTTCTAAACATCTCCAATAAGCAAATGTGCGCAACGCAGGTGTCTGAAGCTGTGAACTTGTGatgatgactgtgtgtgtgagacgtgcTAGTGATTGCATCACACCAttgtctttgtttctctgcATTCCAAGTGACTGACAACACAATGAAAGTTCTGGTCCTGTCAGCATCAAGCCACTCTGACCGATCTGATTTGTTAGACTAAAACCCTCCTCTCATAGTCTCTGTTCTCTCCATGGCAACCCCTGCTTCCCACCCTTGGTAGCTGAGGTGGGCTCCAGCTCCCTGCAATCCAGTAACAACAAAGAAATTTGaatgcatttcaaatgttttcatttttcagcttAAACCCACTGAAATCTTTCTCTTCAGGTGGTGGCCTGGTCgaagtgtttattttcttaTAGCTGTCCTCCTCCTGGTGCCTCTTGTGGTCATGAAAGCCCCAGAATTAATCCAGCACTTTGCCAATAAACTCAGAAGTAAGTAAACTGTGGACCTATAGATCTTAATATAGTTCTCTGCTTTAACTCCCTCACTTGTTTGCAGTCAGGGTGCCGTTCTGCATCGACCTCAGCCGACCTGCGGAGCTCTCCTTAAATCACACGGCCAACTTCTACCTGACACCAGAAGATGGAATCTCCCTCGGCGTATGGTGAGATTTTAAATTACGGGGTTAAGAAAAGGTTAAAGATAGGACTTAGCTGTACTTGTCTCAGCAACCGTGCTGTTTTTAAATGCTTCAGGCAAACTGTCCCTGAAAGTCTGGCGAAGGAGGCTCAAGGGAAAGACCTGACTTGGTACCAGAACTCATTAAGCAACGGCAATCCAGTTTTCATATATCTTCATGGAAACACAGGATCAAGGTGAGATAAATAATGCAGTAGCGTTGTACTTGGCTTGCGAGGAAACAGAGTTCCACACGCAAGAGTTGTGCGTAGAGCGATTAATTGTCATTTGTGTGATCTGTGATTCATCGCCGCAGGGCCGCCGCTCATCGAGTCGGAGTAGCAAAAGTGAGTGATCGCCCACGCAAACGTCTCCATCATGTGAAGGATTAGCAAACTAACAAAGCCCGAGTGCGGCACTGACAGGATGCGTTGTGTGTTAACAGCTATTAAGTGAACATGGCTATCACGTCCTGGTGCCTGACTACAGAGGTGGGTTCATTCTTCCAAAGTGTGTTTAAATGATCACCGTTGATTGACTGCTCATTCTTCAAACCTGAAATCCAGTATTAGCTGAAACTTCTCCTCTGCGTGACTGCCACCATGTGGCCGTCATGCTGCTGAGTGTAATTTAGCGAGCCGTGGCTGATGTGAGGAACTGTGACAGGATTTGGGGATTCCACGGGAGAGCCCACTGAATCTGGCCTGACCACTGATGCCCTCTACTTGTACAACTGGGTCAAAGCCCGCTGTGGGAGCAGCCGGGTCTACGTATGGGGTCACTCACTTGGCACTGGGTCAGTACACACGCCACTGCGGTCGTTGTTGTTAAAAACGTAGTGCAGATGAGTCTTTTTTAAAGGCTATGTCAGTGTTACTAGAATTAAATCCCTGTATTCCATTTGACTCGCTGCATAAATAGAAACAAGTGTTTATTAGCCTGCAGCAGCCAAGTGAAAAAGTATTTGTTTATGTGCTCCGTAAAGTGCTTCAAGCTTATCTCTTATGACAATGCAGAAATGACAAACAACACCTTTGATTTGATCTTAGATTAAATATACAGATGCAGTGTTCACCAAAAAGAGCCTTAAAATATGACGATAAGAAAGTTTATGCAGTGCCTGTCAAATGGAATATAGTTTTAAAAGATAGGAATTAGAGATAGTTGTTCATTTATCTGGGCTGCATTTAGTAAGCCACATTTCAGAAAACAGATGAGTGgtctggatatatatatatatatatatatatatatatatatctttcttGCTTCTCATTTGCCTTTCAGAATTTAAATTGACCTCACCAGTATAAAATGCAAAAAGTGTAACTGAGCTAGCTGAAAAAAATTTGGTATCCAAATCTTGAAACTTGTTTGCGGTAGCAATCCTTATTTACATCAGGATTGGAGGCACTTAGATTGCACCCGATGGCATCCAGTCCTGAATCCGTCAAGTGATGCTCACTGTTCTATACACCACAGgaaagtgatttatttttttggacaaTATTTTGTCTCAAGAGTTCCATTATTTGATATTCAGATGAAATATTTGTTATTTCAATTCCTGTCTGATATGTTAGTGAATTAATGTGATTTTCCTTCATTTCTTCACTGCAGCGTTTCCACAAATGCTGCTGTCAAACTTCTAGAACAAGGTAGGAAGGAGtttgaaggaaaatgtttttgtttcgtTTTCTCCTTGAACGATGATTCCTCCTCCTGACAGGTGTTACTTTTGACGGTTTGATCCTGGAATCTGCATTCTGCACTGTCAGACAGGTGCTGAGGGAACATGTCTTCTCTTGGGTAACATCAACTTCAAATCTGATTCATTGTAGCGCCTCACTGACATCAACTCATGCTTTTTTAGTTCTACTGGAAAATACCAGGCCATGGGATCCTCTTTCCAGAACCGTGGGCAAACAACAAGCTGGTCTTTCCAACAGAAGAAAAGTGTGTTTTCTTACTCGCACTCTTACATACTTCATTCGTCGTTGATTTATTTGATGAACTCTCCACAAGAGTGGTCAGTAAAACACTGTGTTCTGCTGCAgtctgaagaaaatgaaaaatccaaTTCTCTTCCTTCACTCTGAGGACGACAACGTGGTTCCTATTTGGATTGTAAAGGAGGTATATAACCAGTGTTGGTTTATACGGAAGGCTCAACTCAAGGGTGCATCTGGCGTGAGCATTTCTGTTTGCTCTCTGACAGCTGTATGAAGTGGCGGTGAGTTCCCAGAATGCAGAGCGAGTGAAAATGGTGGCCTTTGAGGGGTCTCTGGGGTACCTGCACAATGGCATCTACAGAGATTCCAGACTGCCTCAAATCATAAAGTAGGAACCGTCGCACATCACTATTTATGTGGCTCCCGCTCGACCATGTACTGATGTGGTGACGCTGCTTCTTTTATCTTCACAGGGACTTTGTGTCGTCGTCTTTGTAAAGAAGCGGAATCAGACCGTAAATTGCTTTGCTTTATTTTGCACGCTTAACAGATCCCTGCCAATCAAGGTGTAACTGAGGGTGTTGAATCGATGCAATTGCTTTGCTTTGAAACAGAAGTCGAAAGGCACTGAGATGACACCTGCCTCCGCCACATCTCACACagttgaatgaataaaacaactgtCATGACTAATGAGTTGCAGCGCATCGGCATGCATGCAATATAAATGTTGTCTGCTGGACATGGGGTCCAAAGCACGGTGCTGTAATTACTCAGCGACCTCTAGAGAGACCTTCGAGTTTATTTGTAATGTATGTTTTAATTGAACATTGAACATGTTTTAATTGCTTCTGCTTCACCAGCACctaatatttatatatgaaTTCTCTGTGGTTGAAGGCATCAGGTGGATTTGATTGTCAACCTCTTAGTTCTAGAATATAACAATTTTATTACAAAAGTTTCTCATTGAAAACTTGAAACACTTGACTTGCCTTTGTCATGCCGAACAGGATGGTACGTGTGGGTGACAAAAAGTATGGCAGAATATCGCTAACTTGAGTAAGGTACGATTATTCAGTGCAGAAATGGATGAATACTATTTGACTGCATCACTAATGTCTTGAACAAAGCACGGATGGTAGCTGGGTATATCACATCAGTGAGGAAGCCAACCAAGGACCCAGGAcaatcacaataaaataaaatgaaacaacttTCTTTCCAGATTTCTGGGTGAAAATTCTGTTCTGAGCCCAATATGAGAACAACCTCTTAAAGTAAAATTAAACTACTTAACTCAAATGTCTGTTTGTTCTCCATAACTTTGCCAAGATTGAGCTTAAGAAAAAGAAATTCTACAGCTTCTAAAAATCACTTTATAAGAcacgtttttaaaaataaaaaggtagcTCTATTTAAGTGTGATTGAAAGGCCTTGATTCCATAAAATTATTTAAAGTTTGTAGCCTAGACTGGATCTGATTAAAGCAAAGATGTGATCTGTAAAATATCCAAAACGTTTGAATAAGGATGAAGTTGTTTGGATGTTAATGCAGAAAAAATAGTAGACATATTAGTTGTTCAATTATTAAGATGACTGAAGAGGGTAGTGAATGCATTAAACATCATGACCTTTGGTACAAAATATTGTGGCACATACATGGAGCGAGAAGAAGTGTCTATatgtggactttggttcatgtCCGTTTAGTAAATGACTTTGTTCGGCCTTTGTATTTCCGGGTAATAAAGTGAACAACAAGAAATGGTTGTGCGAGTGTAAAGCTTCCTTTACTGTTGAAAGGAACAATCACTAAATATTTAGTTTGGTGTGACCATGTCCTGCAGACAGCGCTGTATCACATTCTACCTTGACTTTATGATGgccttcctcctgcagctgtctgCTCCAGAATCTGTCCCATGACTGTTAATGAATTCAGTCATCCTTCCtgtgaaataaaacacataagCAACACTTTTAAGTGGACGTTTTTGTGGTTAAACTTATCAAGATGAATTTTTATCTGAGAAATTTCCTGTGTGCTGGAGACATTTtctgttgctgtgtttcatAAAGCCCAGATGGGTGTGAGCACTGTTGcagtcaaacatttcattcacttgtttcttttgaaatgaatgatcGAATGTAACATGCAatttaataatgtaataaaatgatCTGTGACTCctcaaagcttgtgaccacagGTGCCAGTCGGAGCATGAATCCACTGGTATTATTGACagctctgtcttctggctcagctcttccccCAACAGAAAGAGTTCACTAATCTATTAAATACGGAATTCAAATGTTTTGCAGCACCTGTTACTGCATGttcatcatgattttttttgttcctaaAAATGACCCTTTTTGCATCTCCTCTAATGCCAGTGACTCttatttaaagaaatgaattttaaagaaaaaaaaactccgcTGGTACTATGTAGTGATGACGAAACTAAGCAATGAATCCTTTAATATAAATGTTACACTTGGCTTTTTTCCCGTCACGTTATGTGTATAAAACGATGAGCACTTGAGCTAGAATGCCTAACAGGCGGACTTATAAGTGTCAGGTGCCTTCCGGAGAATTGACATACGAAAGGGTGAAGCTCCAATTTTGGCAGTCGGGTGACGTGGCTGAAGATTGCGGACAGGGTTTCTTTACTCACCGGTTGTTCACCGGCGTGCGGTGCGATTGGCTGCCACGATGCACGTGACGCGTTTTGGCCAATCATAGACGTAAATGGGTCTGTTGGTAAAGCACTACGCCATATGCGTACGAGCGCATCCTAAAAACTGCCTGTCATAGAACCAGGAAGAAGGTGGGATAGCCATTCAACGTCCCCGATATTTCTGCGTTTTCCCCCGAAAATAATGGGATCTTCCAGGTGGAAAGTGGCAGCAGCGGTGTTCCTCATTGTCGCGGGTTCTTTATTACCTGTGGAGGCGGATGAACACGTACACACGGTGAGAGAGCGGAGGCCGAATGTATAGTGGAAGCCTCTGTGTAGCTGCTAGCATTGGATGCTAGTTTCACAAAAATATACCCGTTTAAAAACTAGACGCGCCACGGTTTGCATTGCTGCTGTCATTTCATAAGGTTAATGGCGGAAGGTCTTCAGACGGAGAGCTAACGCGTCAACACATTTTATCTGAAGTCCAGTGGTTGCTTGTTAGCCTGCTAGCACAAAGCCTTCATTTGTCACCGGCGACAAATGCTCTGTTGCTCGCTTTCTGGAGTGAGTTGGCATTCTAGACTCAAGCATTACGGTTCGAGTTGATGTATGAACCAGTCCGAGTCTAAACCAAGACACGCTGATCTGTGGCATTTGTTAGTTTAGTTGCGCGATACCGGAATACCGGGTTGCACGTCCGGGCCCTGGTTATGCACATTTTACTACATTGGTGGAAATGAACTTTGCCACCGTTGTTGTTAAACTTCGAATCTTTCCCAAACGGACGACATCCTAAATGTCAACTATCATACTGGTTTAGTATTATTTAGTGCGCTTCCTGGAAAAGCTCACGACATAGTCCATAGTTGCGCTTATTACGCATGTGTAAGTTCCTTTTAAGAATACTTCAATTACCTCATCTGAAAGTAAATATAGGGAATGAGATTACTGATTTACAGGTATAAAGTTAAGAGTTACTCATAAGCGTAACACAGTGAGATTTACATATGTTTTGTGCTACCTCAAAGTAGTAGCCTTGGAATTGGAAGTTTTATTGTTAAAGTGTGTTTATCCCAAAGTGCACAGTCGCAACCACCatctaaatatatttgaaaagctGTGAATATGTTGGGCACGATTTATGAACCCGTAGTTTGAGAACAACAGTTGTGATGTTGGGTCCAGACATTCAAATTCTGCAACTTGTTAATATCGCTGAAGCTATGCATTTGGTGGAAACATTACAAGTTTTGCTTTCGTCCACAGTACACAGATAAAGAGGAGGTAGTTTTATGGATGAACACGGTGGGGCCTTACCACAATCGCCAGGAGACATACAAGTATTTCTCTTTGCCCTTCTGCGTGGGCACAAAGAAGACCATCAGTCATTACCATGAAACTCTTGGAGAGGCGTTGCAGGGAGTGGAGCTGGAGTTCAGCGGCCTTGACATCAAGTTCAAAGGTATTGTTTTACATGAAATGCTTGGAGCATTCCCACTTTTaagatgtttcttttgtttatgaATAATGGTAATGTTTTTGCAGATGAGGTCATGCAGACGACATACTGTGAAATTGATCTGGACAAAGCCAAGCGTGATGCTTTTGTCTATGCCATTAAGAATCACTACTGGTACCAAATGTATATCGATGACCTTCCCATCTGGGGTGAGTATCTTGCAAATTTACGGACTTAATTGAAACTGGGTTGATGTCTTGGACAGTGAGCATACGTTGGTTTTAAGTGATATGTAATGTGGCTAATGTTGGTTTGATGCTGACTGATCGGTATCTGCACTGTGCTCCTTTGATTCTCTTTAATCATTGATATCATGATGGAGAACTCTACAAGTAAAGGCCTTGTGGTATTTCCTAATaagtaattaaataatttaaaggCATCTGACCGTGTAAGTAAAGGGTGGAGGTGAGTCATGTAAATCTTAGTCTTTTAGCTGAGGGAGCCGATCATTTCACTGGAATGTGAGGATTGTATATTGTTTGGAAAGGACAATCGTCCATCTCAAACCTTTCAAATCTTAAATCTGCGTGACATTATCCTCTAAGCCATGCAAGCACCATGGTCTCCTATCTAGGGTTCACGTTCTAAATTGATTCTTTGAGCTGGGGAATGAAACTGGGGCTCCTCAAGCATTGACCTTCTTTTGCAGTCCTTCCAGGAACTGACTGTTTGGATGAAAGCCAGTGATGGTGACAGAAAATGAGTTATTCAAAATCAGTGGGTTAATAATAATTCTTTGTGTTGGACTTGACATTAGTGGACCATTACGTTGAGATTTTAGCTTGTCATAAGCTCTGTTTTTTTAGTTGCCCACAACCTGATAACATTTTACTCAGTGCTGTGGTATATAAACTGTTGGCATGAAGTTTCATTGgtcaaaataattttaataatcatACTGAATACGACAGCCATTCcttaaaaaaagttgtttttatcaGCTGAAACACTATCGTCATGTATGACTTCCTTTTTCCCTTTGTTCGCTCTTAAATGGCTTTTTCATGAACCCTAATATAGATATTATGTTCACACTTTTGACATATTTTCCTTAACCTTATTTAAGTTATCCAGGAATCAGACAGGAAAATAGTTTCTCTAAAAGTCACCTTGCTTCTTTTGGATCTCTTCTGGCTGTTATTCTCAGAGCTACAATTCCACTTTCATTTGAATAAGAAACTCCTAAATCATTAGAGAACCTGTCGAACCTGTAAGTGAGCGCTGTTGTGCTGTAACTTTTAGCTGCTATTGTACTTATTGGTCAAGTCCCATGGCAAGATTTGCATCTTTCTTTTGTGCGTGTACTGGCTCTGTTGTGTCAGGTTTGTTCACAGTAAAAGAGCCAAACcggatttttaaaatatttggctgtttttttaaaaatcatgattTAAATGTCAAAGTTATGCTGGATTATTGACAGCAACAGTTCTCAGTTCAATTGTGAGGACAGGTCAAATCTGTATTTTGTAGTGCTTTGTGTTCTGACAAATGCTGTGGCGGAAGTTGTCACTAATGTACATCATTTCTTATTAAACTCCATGTAGGACTGAGCTGGTTTTTGTACTGAGTTTGCAGGGTGGTACCACTCCCTCAGTTCCTCAAACATCACTGCGTCTGCTTGTTGGTCGTAGGTGTGGCTCTGCTAATGCACACAATGTTGTACATTATTAAAGCTTAAGCAACAATAATTTTGAATGAACCTTGAACTATCTTGGTGTGATGCGCAGCACAGTGGCTCTGTTTGTCTTTCTGGTGACTTGGCATCATTCAGGGGTGAACTGTGACTATTGtatattgtcattttatttctgagtgGACAGAAGGTTCACTGGATCTGATCCCATCTGACATTAGGCTGGAACCAGGTCGCTTATAATCCTTCAAgattcttttcttctctctgtgtctgtgtcccCTGTGTGCCCTCTGT
It encodes the following:
- the LOC128764813 gene encoding lysophosphatidylserine lipase ABHD12-like; its protein translation is MKKRVVKKESSSSSGSDAPKKGFQKKQQKRWWPGRSVYFLIAVLLLVPLVVMKAPELIQHFANKLRIRVPFCIDLSRPAELSLNHTANFYLTPEDGISLGVWQTVPESLAKEAQGKDLTWYQNSLSNGNPVFIYLHGNTGSRAAAHRVGVAKLLSEHGYHVLVPDYRGFGDSTGEPTESGLTTDALYLYNWVKARCGSSRVYVWGHSLGTGVSTNAAVKLLEQGVTFDGLILESAFCTVRQVLREHVFSWFYWKIPGHGILFPEPWANNKLVFPTEENLKKMKNPILFLHSEDDNVVPIWIVKELYEVAVSSQNAERVKMVAFEGSLGYLHNGIYRDSRLPQIIKDFVSSSL